From Hymenobacter sedentarius, a single genomic window includes:
- a CDS encoding sensor histidine kinase — MRFVFLLVAVWLLALPARAMPVAPDTTVLRVTRLPAAGLLLTQGWRYHPGDNPAWARPEFDDSAWDTLNPTRPRRELPPRLGSGIGWLRLRFRFSDSLRRRELQLVTSQLGAVEIYLNGQLLRRRGTLSTNPALVRAAGNTHTPVALPGSGLTEQVLALRLAPQPLSPLLTTGQVPLLRPRLYTVPHYHQLEAQSANFRLLYFGLGSAYVLLTLLHLVFSYYNPTQRTNRYFARYTLTGAAAGFFTCLDNAEDFASLGTGVWVRSLVFVCSFASLCWLVRSVYALFDFRPGRIYGSLLLSGAALLLLVQLAHSAVPGYVVAYLALGALGYVEMLRLTLLALRQRRRGARLVGAGFGGALLLVLLNLGLNVLGITLGPAWLVGNVLIILASLLPALAISLFLAREFALGAELLLVKLGEVERLSAQTLAQEQDKQALLARQNETLEHQVQQRTSELQRSLTDLQTTQAQLIQKEKLASLGELTAGIAHEIQNPLNFVNNFSEVSTELVVELQEALAKSDTVEAAELAGDVAQNLGKITEHGKRAAAIVKGMLEHSRTSTGERAPTDLNALADEYLRLAYHGLRAKDKSFNAELRTDLAPDLPLISVVSGDVGRVLLNLFSNAFYAVQQRQQAGEAGYRPTVSLTTARVNGHVAIRVRDNGTGMSAAVQAKIFQPFFTTKPTGEGTGLGLSLSHDIIAQGHGGGLTVESLEGEGTTFSVSLPLNGAAHQPAT, encoded by the coding sequence ATGCGTTTCGTTTTTTTGCTGGTCGCCGTCTGGCTGCTGGCCTTGCCCGCCCGGGCCATGCCCGTCGCCCCCGATACCACCGTGCTGCGGGTAACCCGACTGCCCGCTGCCGGCTTGTTGTTGACTCAGGGCTGGCGCTACCACCCCGGCGACAATCCGGCCTGGGCCCGTCCGGAATTTGATGATAGCGCCTGGGACACCCTTAACCCCACCCGGCCCCGGCGGGAGTTGCCGCCGCGCCTGGGCTCCGGCATCGGCTGGCTGCGGCTGCGCTTTCGGTTCAGCGACTCGTTGCGCCGACGGGAACTACAGCTCGTTACCTCGCAGCTAGGCGCCGTCGAAATCTACCTTAACGGGCAGCTGCTGCGGCGCCGGGGCACGCTGAGCACCAACCCGGCCCTGGTGCGGGCGGCCGGCAACACCCACACGCCTGTGGCATTGCCCGGCAGCGGCCTCACCGAGCAAGTGCTGGCTCTGCGCTTAGCGCCCCAGCCGCTGTCGCCGCTGCTGACTACGGGGCAGGTCCCGCTGCTGCGCCCGCGTCTCTACACCGTGCCACATTACCACCAGCTGGAGGCTCAGAGTGCGAATTTCCGACTGCTTTATTTTGGGTTGGGCAGCGCCTATGTGCTGCTCACGCTGCTGCATCTGGTTTTCTCCTACTATAACCCCACGCAGCGCACCAACCGCTACTTTGCCCGCTACACCCTCACCGGCGCCGCGGCCGGTTTTTTTACCTGCCTTGACAACGCAGAGGACTTTGCCTCCCTCGGCACGGGCGTATGGGTGCGGAGCCTTGTGTTTGTCTGCAGTTTCGCGAGCCTGTGCTGGCTGGTGCGGTCGGTGTATGCCCTGTTTGACTTCCGGCCCGGCCGGATATACGGGAGCCTGCTGCTGAGCGGCGCTGCCCTACTGCTGCTCGTGCAGCTGGCGCATTCCGCTGTGCCCGGATACGTGGTCGCCTACCTGGCATTGGGGGCGCTGGGCTACGTCGAGATGCTGCGCCTGACGCTGCTAGCCCTGCGCCAGCGGCGGCGAGGGGCGCGCCTGGTGGGAGCCGGTTTTGGCGGCGCCTTACTGCTGGTGCTGCTGAACCTGGGGCTAAATGTCCTGGGGATAACTCTAGGACCTGCTTGGCTGGTTGGGAACGTGCTGATTATTTTGGCCAGCCTGCTGCCGGCGCTGGCCATCTCGCTGTTTCTGGCCCGCGAGTTTGCCCTCGGCGCCGAGCTGCTGCTGGTGAAGCTGGGCGAAGTGGAAAGGCTTTCCGCGCAAACACTGGCGCAGGAACAGGACAAACAGGCCCTGCTGGCCCGGCAAAATGAAACGCTGGAACATCAGGTGCAGCAGCGTACGAGTGAGCTGCAGCGCTCCCTGACTGACTTGCAAACCACGCAGGCCCAGCTCATCCAAAAGGAGAAGCTGGCGAGTCTGGGCGAGCTGACGGCGGGCATTGCTCACGAGATTCAGAACCCACTCAACTTCGTTAACAACTTCTCCGAAGTGAGCACCGAGCTGGTGGTGGAACTCCAAGAAGCGCTGGCAAAGAGTGATACAGTCGAGGCTGCCGAGTTGGCGGGTGACGTCGCCCAGAACCTGGGCAAAATCACCGAGCACGGCAAACGGGCGGCGGCCATTGTTAAGGGCATGTTAGAGCACAGCCGCACCAGCACCGGAGAGCGCGCTCCCACGGACCTCAACGCGCTGGCCGATGAGTACCTGCGCCTGGCCTACCACGGGTTACGGGCCAAAGACAAAAGCTTCAACGCCGAGCTCCGGACCGACCTAGCGCCGGACCTGCCGCTGATCAGCGTGGTGAGCGGCGACGTGGGCCGGGTGTTGCTCAACCTGTTCAGCAACGCCTTCTACGCCGTGCAGCAGCGCCAGCAAGCCGGCGAGGCCGGCTACCGGCCCACTGTGAGCCTGACGACCGCGCGCGTGAACGGGCACGTCGCCATCCGGGTGCGGGACAACGGCACGGGCATGAGCGCGGCCGTGCAGGCTAAAATCTTCCAGCCCTTTTTTACTACCAAGCCCACGGGCGAGGGCACGGGCCTAGGCTTGTCCTTGAGTCACGACATCATCGCCCAAGGCCACGGCGGCGGCCTGACGGTCGAGAGTTTAGAGGGGGAGGGCACCACCTTCTCGGTGAGCCTGCCCCTGAACGGCGCCGCTCACCAACCGGCAACCTGA
- a CDS encoding serine hydrolase domain-containing protein codes for MKKALLLLFASLVFQGAAAQPFPDTLARIEAVFANYTAQTPGCQLTVARHGKVLVSRAWGRANLEHGIPLTTSSVIEAGSVSKQFTAAAILLLEQQGRLSLEDDVRKYIPELPAYGGQPMRLRHLLHHTSGLKDWGAVASLAGWGRGSMFYGNNEALEFITHQKTLNNQPGDEFIYSNSNYNLFAIIVERVSGQSLADFTRQHIFGPAGMSHTQWRDNPHRLVPNRAIAYSKGKEGYETTMPNESAYGNGGLLTTTEDLLKWQQFYLSGKLGTAPLLARQTQTEPLTNGAPNSYAAGLFVEKVSGQDNISHDGITAGYQASLEIFPQSGLAIALLSNTSQYSISGVAAAVRNIFVPTPPPAAAKTTTPFKLSEASLTAYAGWYRNSRDGAGLQLVLKDGELLSNGKYKLLPETATRFGLGRGFLEMQGAKGLRIITAAQDTISFSKAAPAQASAQFGAYVGRYFSEETNSFLHIFQKDGKLFLSLKPHQETELMPTYQDGFANASGFATLTFAKQRKNGMSLKVSVPRARNVEFIKVAEPKQPPAGKGLAVAGS; via the coding sequence ATGAAAAAAGCGTTACTTCTGCTGTTTGCCTCGCTTGTTTTTCAGGGTGCTGCCGCGCAACCCTTCCCGGACACGCTGGCCCGTATAGAGGCCGTATTTGCCAACTACACCGCCCAGACGCCGGGCTGCCAGCTCACGGTGGCCCGCCACGGCAAGGTGCTGGTTTCCAGAGCCTGGGGCCGGGCCAACCTGGAGCACGGCATTCCCCTCACCACCAGCTCCGTTATCGAGGCCGGCTCGGTGTCGAAGCAGTTTACGGCGGCGGCGATTTTGCTGCTGGAACAGCAGGGCCGCTTGTCGCTGGAAGACGATGTGCGCAAGTACATTCCGGAGCTGCCCGCCTATGGCGGCCAGCCCATGCGGCTGCGCCACCTGCTGCACCACACCAGCGGCCTCAAAGACTGGGGCGCGGTGGCCTCCCTCGCGGGCTGGGGCCGGGGCAGCATGTTTTATGGCAACAACGAGGCGCTGGAGTTTATCACGCACCAGAAAACGCTCAATAACCAACCCGGCGACGAATTCATCTACAGCAACTCCAACTACAACCTGTTCGCCATCATCGTGGAGCGGGTGAGCGGGCAGAGCCTGGCCGATTTCACGCGCCAGCATATTTTCGGGCCGGCCGGCATGAGCCATACGCAGTGGCGCGACAACCCGCACCGCCTCGTGCCCAACCGGGCCATTGCTTACTCGAAAGGGAAGGAGGGCTACGAAACTACTATGCCCAACGAGTCCGCGTACGGCAATGGCGGCCTGCTCACCACCACCGAAGACCTGCTCAAATGGCAGCAATTTTACCTGAGCGGCAAGCTCGGCACCGCTCCCCTGCTGGCCCGGCAAACCCAGACCGAGCCGCTCACCAACGGCGCGCCCAATTCGTACGCCGCCGGATTGTTTGTTGAAAAAGTTTCGGGGCAGGACAATATCTCCCACGATGGCATTACAGCGGGCTACCAGGCTTCTTTGGAGATCTTTCCCCAATCGGGCCTTGCCATTGCCCTGCTCAGCAATACTTCGCAGTACAGCATCAGCGGGGTTGCCGCCGCGGTGCGCAACATCTTTGTGCCAACTCCACCGCCTGCAGCCGCAAAAACCACGACACCTTTCAAGCTGTCTGAGGCGAGCCTGACGGCTTACGCCGGCTGGTACCGGAACAGCCGCGATGGCGCCGGGCTGCAACTGGTGCTGAAAGACGGTGAGCTGCTGTCCAACGGCAAATACAAGCTTTTACCCGAAACCGCCACCCGCTTTGGCCTGGGGCGCGGTTTTCTGGAAATGCAGGGCGCCAAGGGGCTGCGCATCATCACCGCAGCGCAGGACACCATCAGCTTCAGCAAAGCGGCGCCGGCGCAGGCGTCCGCGCAGTTCGGCGCCTACGTGGGTCGTTATTTCTCGGAAGAAACGAATTCGTTTCTCCACATTTTTCAGAAAGACGGCAAGCTGTTCCTGAGCCTCAAGCCCCACCAGGAAACGGAGCTCATGCCAACCTACCAGGACGGTTTTGCCAATGCCAGCGGGTTCGCCACGCTGACCTTCGCCAAGCAGCGAAAAAACGGGATGAGCCTGAAGGTTTCGGTGCCCCGGGCCCGGAACGTCGAGTTTATAAAGGTAGCGGAGCCCAAGCAGCCACCCGCCGGCAAAGGACTAGCGGTTGCGGGCAGCTAA
- a CDS encoding haloacid dehalogenase type II: MPTRRTVVSTLARAAAVAALPHSPAAMAAFAPARPQLLIFDVNETLLDLSELQQAVNQEFRSAFAFQQWFALLLQYSLVDTVTGHYHDFPAIGAAGFDMLAQALGQSARPAARKQELLRLLAELPPHPDVIPGLTALQHAGFRMVTLTNSPGPTLQQQMAYAQLTPFFEQLMSIDPQKHYKPHPDTYTAACRQLRVAPADTMLLAAHGWDVAGARHAGLQAAFIARPGQAQYPLAPVPSLVGPTLEAVAKQLLG, from the coding sequence ATGCCAACCCGCCGCACGGTCGTTTCCACCCTGGCACGGGCCGCTGCGGTCGCGGCCCTGCCCCATTCCCCCGCCGCCATGGCCGCCTTTGCGCCCGCTCGCCCCCAACTGTTGATTTTCGACGTCAACGAAACCCTGCTCGACCTCAGTGAGCTGCAGCAGGCCGTCAACCAGGAGTTCCGGTCCGCGTTCGCCTTCCAGCAGTGGTTTGCCCTCTTGCTGCAGTATTCCCTGGTGGACACGGTGACGGGCCACTACCACGACTTTCCCGCCATTGGCGCCGCCGGCTTCGACATGCTGGCCCAGGCCCTGGGCCAGTCCGCCCGGCCCGCCGCCCGCAAACAGGAACTACTGCGCCTCCTGGCCGAACTGCCGCCCCATCCCGACGTCATCCCGGGCCTCACGGCCCTGCAACACGCCGGCTTCCGGATGGTGACGCTCACCAACTCGCCCGGCCCCACTCTACAGCAGCAGATGGCCTACGCCCAGCTGACGCCCTTTTTTGAGCAGTTAATGAGCATCGACCCGCAAAAGCACTACAAGCCCCACCCGGACACCTACACCGCCGCTTGCCGGCAGCTGCGGGTGGCCCCCGCGGACACCATGCTGCTGGCGGCCCACGGCTGGGACGTGGCCGGCGCCCGGCACGCGGGGCTCCAGGCCGCCTTCATCGCCCGGCCCGGGCAGGCGCAGTACCCGCTGGCCCCGGTGCCCAGCCTGGTGGGGCCCACGTTGGAAGCCGTGGCCAAACAACTGCTCGGGTAA
- a CDS encoding peroxiredoxin-like family protein, which yields MKNPFFPLVISLFVLAVAPAWGQTAPARAAQPLAVGTAAPSFKAKDATGRPVELPQLLKKGTVVLYFYRGQWCPYCSKQLSQLQDSLQLLTAKGAQVVVITPETPENIGKTVAKTQAAFPIVHDRGFAIMTAYHTAFTVDAATAQKYRGFGVDLRQANGAPEDVLPVPATYVIGRNGRIRYVYFNPDYKQRASVRRIAAAL from the coding sequence ATGAAAAACCCCTTCTTCCCGCTGGTTATCAGTCTTTTTGTCCTGGCGGTTGCGCCGGCCTGGGGCCAGACCGCGCCGGCCCGCGCCGCGCAGCCCCTGGCGGTGGGCACGGCGGCCCCGTCGTTCAAAGCAAAGGATGCAACCGGCCGCCCCGTGGAGCTGCCGCAGCTGCTGAAAAAGGGCACGGTGGTCCTCTATTTCTACCGCGGCCAGTGGTGCCCGTACTGCAGCAAGCAGCTCAGCCAGCTGCAGGACTCGTTGCAGCTGCTCACGGCCAAAGGGGCGCAGGTGGTGGTGATCACGCCCGAAACCCCGGAGAACATCGGCAAAACGGTGGCCAAGACCCAGGCGGCGTTTCCCATTGTGCACGACCGGGGCTTCGCCATCATGACGGCCTACCACACGGCCTTTACCGTGGACGCGGCCACGGCGCAGAAATATCGCGGCTTCGGCGTGGACCTACGGCAGGCCAACGGCGCGCCGGAGGACGTGCTGCCGGTGCCGGCCACGTACGTCATCGGCCGCAACGGGCGCATCCGGTACGTGTACTTCAACCCGGACTATAAGCAGCGGGCCTCCGTGCGCCGCATCGCCGCGGCGCTCTAG
- a CDS encoding type II toxin-antitoxin system HigB family toxin, with protein sequence MRVFSKKTITDYGNANAQAREELNIWFAQVEFAQWSNLNDLKRDMPATDYIADNRYVFNIKGNHYRLIAMIFFPTKQVYIRGIYTHAQYSKLSKKQIAVL encoded by the coding sequence ATGCGAGTATTTAGTAAGAAAACCATTACCGACTACGGAAATGCCAATGCCCAAGCACGCGAAGAACTGAACATCTGGTTTGCGCAGGTGGAATTCGCGCAGTGGTCCAACTTGAACGACTTGAAGCGCGACATGCCCGCGACCGACTACATCGCGGACAACCGCTATGTATTCAACATCAAAGGCAACCACTACCGCTTGATCGCCATGATCTTCTTCCCGACCAAACAGGTTTACATCCGGGGCATCTATACGCACGCCCAATATTCCAAACTATCGAAAAAGCAGATTGCCGTGTTATAG
- a CDS encoding helix-turn-helix domain-containing protein has protein sequence MSPTARRTAPSATPRVTNAQEHEAAINQLIAWNQAPDAADNPALAALADAVTAYEEAAGHRPDAPQTLRGILEVEMFKRRIRQRQLAEILDVTEPRLSELMKGKREMNLDFARRLHTILHIPAEVVLQLSA, from the coding sequence ATGTCCCCAACCGCACGCCGCACGGCACCATCTGCCACCCCTCGGGTTACCAATGCCCAAGAGCACGAAGCGGCAATCAACCAACTGATTGCGTGGAATCAAGCCCCTGATGCGGCCGACAATCCGGCATTGGCCGCGTTGGCGGACGCCGTGACCGCGTATGAAGAAGCCGCAGGCCACCGGCCCGACGCGCCCCAAACGCTCCGGGGCATCTTGGAGGTCGAAATGTTCAAGCGCCGGATTCGGCAACGCCAACTGGCGGAAATCCTGGACGTGACCGAACCCCGGCTGTCGGAGTTAATGAAAGGCAAGCGCGAGATGAACCTAGACTTTGCCCGCCGCCTCCATACCATCTTGCATATTCCAGCTGAAGTAGTGCTGCAGCTCTCTGCCTGA
- a CDS encoding alpha/beta hydrolase, with product MKQLLLLLLLVGPALAQAQTVKNNAIVIGQVDSVTSAVLKETRRVWVSVPPSASDPTFAKQRYPVVYLLDGDRHFAYTSDIIQRLNVGTSRVFPEMIVVGIPNTLRTRDLTPSRPTSEEGMSPEELKTAGGGENFTVFLEKELIPYIEAHYPAAAHRTLVGHSFGGLLVMNTLVHHAALFENYVAIDPSMEWDGEKLLKQAHEAFAQPRFKGRTLFVASANNATGLDSVLAANDSRWKLREELARNPSNGLRSAFRHYPNDTHNSVTVHATYDALRYIFQPYTLSPAAFMALYTNKSIEDGPATRLVAHYKRLSAQVGYSVLPPEFFVNRLAYGRLAQPGQAPQALALFQLNLQNYPTSPSAHAGMGDYYETQKQPDLAIASYTKALQLRETPSIRKKLAQLQTKK from the coding sequence ATGAAGCAACTTCTTCTCCTGTTATTATTGGTCGGCCCCGCACTGGCTCAGGCCCAAACGGTTAAAAACAACGCCATCGTCATTGGCCAAGTCGACAGCGTGACCTCCGCCGTGCTGAAGGAAACGCGCAGGGTGTGGGTGTCTGTGCCTCCCAGCGCCAGCGACCCGACGTTTGCTAAGCAACGCTACCCAGTGGTATACTTGCTCGACGGCGACCGCCATTTTGCTTACACCTCGGACATCATTCAACGCCTGAACGTCGGTACGAGCAGAGTATTTCCGGAGATGATTGTGGTGGGCATCCCCAACACGCTCCGCACGCGCGACCTTACCCCCTCGCGCCCAACGAGTGAAGAGGGCATGTCCCCCGAAGAGCTGAAAACAGCGGGCGGCGGCGAAAACTTTACCGTGTTTTTAGAAAAAGAGTTAATTCCCTACATCGAGGCCCACTACCCGGCCGCAGCCCACCGCACCCTCGTTGGCCACTCGTTTGGGGGGCTGCTGGTGATGAATACGCTGGTGCACCACGCCGCCTTGTTTGAGAATTACGTGGCCATTGACCCCAGCATGGAATGGGATGGCGAAAAGCTCCTCAAGCAGGCCCACGAGGCGTTCGCCCAGCCTCGTTTTAAAGGGCGCACGTTATTTGTTGCCTCCGCCAATAATGCTACCGGCCTGGATTCAGTGCTGGCGGCTAACGACTCAAGGTGGAAGCTGCGCGAAGAGTTGGCCCGCAACCCGAGCAACGGTCTACGGTCGGCCTTCCGTCATTACCCCAACGACACGCACAATTCGGTAACAGTACACGCGACCTACGATGCGCTGAGATACATTTTTCAGCCCTACACGCTATCGCCGGCTGCGTTCATGGCACTCTACACAAATAAGTCAATCGAGGATGGCCCGGCCACGCGGCTGGTGGCCCATTATAAGCGGTTATCGGCACAGGTAGGCTACTCGGTGCTGCCGCCCGAATTCTTCGTCAATAGATTGGCTTATGGGCGTCTGGCGCAGCCAGGGCAAGCCCCGCAGGCGCTGGCTCTTTTTCAGCTGAACCTGCAGAATTATCCCACCAGCCCCAGCGCGCACGCCGGCATGGGCGACTACTACGAAACCCAAAAGCAGCCGGACTTGGCAATTGCCTCTTACACCAAAGCCTTGCAGCTACGGGAAACCCCGTCTATCCGGAAGAAGCTCGCGCAGCTTCAGACTAAAAAGTAG
- a CDS encoding LLM class flavin-dependent oxidoreductase, translating to MSPDNFSPLAFSVLDLAPIAADSTPADTFRHSLDLARRVEQLGYTRFWLSEHHNMASVASSAPVVLIGHIAGGTTTLRVGSGGVMLPNHAPLVVAEQFGTLASLYPGRIDLGLGRAPGSDQVTAQAIRGSRFGGAQDFPRDIQQLQTYFSPANATSTVRAIPGEGLDIPLYVLGSSTDSAYLAAALGLPYAFASHFAPGQLFPALEIYRQNFRPSAQLAAPYVIACVNVVAADTDAEAQWLSTSLQQFMLGVIKGRPAPLQPPVESMHALWEPAQQHAVGQMLAYSFIGSKATLQRDLQEFVDQTQADELMAVSTIFSYEARVYSYELLPQVLRNIAHSQPEAGLVSREQPKGNKR from the coding sequence ATGTCACCCGACAATTTTTCTCCGCTCGCCTTTTCCGTTCTGGATTTGGCCCCCATTGCCGCCGACAGTACGCCGGCCGATACCTTCCGCCACAGCCTGGACCTGGCCCGACGGGTCGAACAGCTGGGCTACACGCGTTTCTGGTTGTCCGAACACCACAACATGGCCAGCGTGGCCAGCTCGGCGCCCGTGGTGCTCATCGGCCACATTGCCGGCGGCACGACCACGCTCCGGGTAGGCTCGGGCGGCGTGATGTTGCCCAACCACGCCCCGCTGGTGGTGGCCGAGCAGTTTGGCACGTTGGCCTCGCTGTATCCAGGACGTATCGACCTGGGCCTGGGCCGAGCGCCCGGCTCCGACCAGGTCACAGCCCAGGCCATCCGGGGCAGCCGCTTCGGCGGCGCGCAGGACTTCCCGCGCGACATCCAGCAGTTGCAAACCTACTTCTCCCCGGCCAACGCCACCAGCACGGTGCGCGCCATTCCCGGCGAAGGGCTGGACATCCCCCTCTACGTGCTGGGCTCGAGCACCGACAGCGCCTACCTGGCAGCCGCGCTGGGCCTGCCCTATGCCTTCGCCAGCCACTTTGCGCCGGGGCAGCTCTTCCCGGCCCTGGAGATATACCGCCAGAACTTCCGCCCCTCGGCCCAACTAGCGGCTCCGTACGTCATCGCCTGCGTCAACGTCGTAGCCGCCGACACCGACGCAGAGGCCCAGTGGCTCTCGACGTCGCTGCAGCAGTTCATGCTCGGCGTTATCAAGGGGCGGCCCGCGCCGTTGCAACCGCCCGTCGAGTCCATGCACGCGCTGTGGGAACCCGCCCAGCAACACGCCGTGGGGCAGATGCTGGCGTATTCGTTTATCGGCAGCAAAGCAACGCTCCAACGCGACCTGCAGGAGTTCGTGGACCAGACGCAGGCAGACGAACTCATGGCCGTTTCCACCATTTTCAGCTACGAGGCGCGGGTGTATTCCTACGAGCTGCTCCCCCAAGTACTGCGCAACATTGCCCACTCGCAGCCCGAAGCTGGGCTGGTTAGCAGGGAACAACCAAAGGGAAACAAACGGTAG
- a CDS encoding CocE/NonD family hydrolase produces the protein MALLTLAGAPARAQTPALPPDTVYVSEAAAQARFLADTLYARAHYSKREYRIPMRDGVKLHTVVYVPKDADRVRYPILLNRTPYSAGPYGLGPYAWRGVSSLVHSVSQNTFMLHEGYIFAFQDVRGTFMSEGVFEDVRPEKDQHRGKQDIDESTDTFDTIEYLLKKGPKNNGRVGQWGISYPGFYTTVGLLSRHPALKAASPQAPVTDWFWDDDHHNGAYFLAAGVDFWTHFGQPRPQLTAKWNEELKVPGNDGYAFYQRLGPLKNVNAQLFHGQVKHWNDLVAHPNYDAFWQARNPRPYLHDLKAAVLTVGGFNDAEDLFGTLHTYQAIEQQNPGLPNRLVMGPWVHGGWGSSRTGEMVGNVAYGPSPTRWYQQYVEAPFFKAYLKDAKPTAAAQLPEAIVFEGGTNQWRTFDAWPPKAAQERTLYFQPGGKIGFEKPGAAPAGTGFDQFLSDLAHPVPYTEATAPAMTRPYMTDDQRFASRRPDVLTYQTDVLTQPLTLAGPIQALLQVATTGTDADWVVKVIDVYPDNTPDDPRTAPGVHLGGYQQMVRSEVMRGRFRESFSQPKPFVAGQVTPVPFTLQDLMHTFRPGHRLMVQVQSTWFPLVDRNPQQYVDNIFEANESDFQAATHRLYHSLDHASQLTVKVL, from the coding sequence TTGGCCTTATTGACGCTGGCCGGCGCCCCGGCCCGCGCCCAAACGCCCGCGCTGCCGCCCGATACGGTGTACGTAAGCGAAGCCGCGGCGCAGGCCCGGTTTTTGGCCGACACGCTCTACGCCCGCGCGCACTACAGCAAGCGGGAGTATCGCATCCCGATGCGCGACGGGGTGAAACTGCACACCGTGGTGTACGTGCCCAAGGATGCCGACCGGGTGCGCTACCCCATCCTGCTCAACCGCACGCCGTATTCGGCGGGTCCCTATGGGCTAGGACCCTACGCGTGGCGTGGCGTCAGCAGCCTCGTGCACAGCGTTAGCCAGAACACCTTCATGCTGCACGAGGGCTACATTTTTGCGTTCCAAGACGTACGCGGCACCTTTATGTCGGAAGGCGTGTTTGAAGACGTGCGGCCCGAAAAAGACCAGCACCGCGGCAAGCAGGACATCGACGAGAGCACCGATACGTTCGACACCATTGAGTACCTGCTGAAGAAAGGTCCCAAAAATAACGGCCGCGTGGGGCAGTGGGGCATTTCCTACCCCGGTTTCTACACCACGGTGGGGTTGCTCAGCCGCCACCCGGCCCTGAAAGCAGCCAGCCCGCAAGCGCCCGTCACCGACTGGTTCTGGGACGACGACCACCACAACGGCGCGTATTTCCTCGCGGCAGGCGTAGACTTTTGGACCCACTTTGGCCAGCCCCGGCCGCAGCTCACGGCCAAGTGGAACGAGGAATTGAAAGTGCCCGGCAACGACGGCTATGCGTTCTACCAGCGGCTGGGCCCGCTGAAAAATGTCAACGCCCAGCTCTTCCACGGCCAGGTCAAGCACTGGAACGACTTGGTGGCCCACCCCAACTACGACGCCTTCTGGCAAGCCCGCAACCCGCGTCCGTACCTGCACGACCTGAAAGCGGCCGTGCTTACCGTGGGCGGCTTCAACGATGCCGAAGACCTTTTCGGTACCCTGCACACGTACCAAGCCATCGAGCAGCAAAACCCCGGCCTGCCCAATCGCCTCGTGATGGGCCCCTGGGTGCACGGGGGCTGGGGCAGTAGCCGAACCGGGGAGATGGTGGGCAACGTCGCCTACGGCCCCTCGCCCACGCGGTGGTACCAGCAATACGTGGAAGCGCCCTTCTTCAAGGCGTATCTGAAAGACGCGAAGCCCACGGCCGCCGCCCAGCTGCCCGAGGCCATCGTGTTTGAAGGCGGCACTAATCAATGGCGCACCTTCGACGCCTGGCCGCCCAAAGCCGCGCAGGAGCGCACGCTCTACTTCCAGCCCGGCGGCAAAATCGGATTTGAGAAACCGGGTGCGGCCCCCGCGGGCACCGGCTTCGACCAGTTCCTGAGTGACCTCGCCCACCCCGTGCCCTACACCGAAGCCACCGCCCCGGCCATGACCCGCCCGTACATGACCGACGACCAGCGCTTCGCCAGCCGCCGCCCCGACGTGCTCACCTACCAGACTGACGTGCTCACCCAGCCCCTCACGCTGGCCGGCCCCATTCAGGCGTTGCTTCAGGTGGCCACCACCGGCACCGACGCCGACTGGGTGGTGAAAGTCATCGACGTGTATCCCGACAACACGCCCGACGACCCCCGGACCGCACCCGGCGTGCACCTGGGCGGCTACCAGCAAATGGTGCGCTCCGAAGTCATGCGCGGCCGTTTCCGCGAAAGCTTCAGCCAGCCCAAGCCCTTCGTGGCGGGCCAGGTCACCCCTGTACCCTTCACGTTGCAGGATTTGATGCACACCTTCCGCCCCGGCCACCGGCTCATGGTGCAGGTGCAAAGCACCTGGTTTCCCCTCGTCGACCGCAACCCGCAGCAGTACGTCGATAACATCTTCGAGGCCAATGAATCGGATTTTCAAGCCGCCACGCACCGCCTCTATCACAGCCTCGACCATGCCTCGCAGCTGACGGTGAAGGTGCTCTAA